One genomic window of Arvicanthis niloticus isolate mArvNil1 chromosome 24, mArvNil1.pat.X, whole genome shotgun sequence includes the following:
- the Fam220a gene encoding LOW QUALITY PROTEIN: protein FAM220A (The sequence of the model RefSeq protein was modified relative to this genomic sequence to represent the inferred CDS: deleted 2 bases in 1 codon) — protein MRAGRGTLGVCLARVKQSQGGDLDKLACGLKKRSQKGNPSPSAVPSWTDQPMADTYGKSWATAAASSEMKRAQSKASLVLHRGFTVLHYLKGSMGRSSAPAASVGRAVVLSSAPSEEHLSGVSRGIGDTLGSDWLGREPRATDSRGQYLKGESWVSGWPRHPKLREMGFLSDEPLSAVPKGLGTKSELSYQYTELCQLPYAYTHYEVFPEDKTRCVSLDHLNPVFSEETVEDEKTLKYFRWSADSRGVTGSAIIQISKSLMA, from the exons ATGAGGGCTGGGAGAGGGACCCTGGGTGTTTGCCTGGCCAGGGTAAAGCAGTCACAAGGAGGTGACCTGGACAAACTAGCATGTGGCCTTAAGAAAAGAAGTCAGAAGGGGAACCCCAGCCCATCAGCTGTGCCTTCTTGGACAGACCAGCCTATGGCAGATACCTATGGAAAGTCATGGGCCACAGCGGCAGCATCCTCAGAAATGAAGCGTGCTCAGAGCAAGGCCAGCCTCGTACTTCACAGAGGCTTCACAGTGCTTCACTATCTGAAGGGGTCAATGGGGAGAAGTTCAGCTCCTGCAGCCTCCGTAGGAAGGGCTGTGGTTCTGTCCTCTGCTCCTTCAGAAGAACATCTATCTGGGGTGTCCCGTGGCATCGGGGATACACTAGGAAGTGACTGGCTGGGAAGAGAGCCCAGAGCCACAGACAGCCGTGGACAGTACCTCAAAGGAGAGTCCTGGGTGTCAGGATGGCCACGCCATCCAAAACTGAGGGAAATGGGATTTCTAAGCGATGAACCCCTGAGTGCTGTCCCCAAGGGGCTAGGCACCAAGTCAGAACTGTCTTACCAATACACTGAGCTGTGCCAGCTGCCATATGCTTACACCCATTATGAAGTTTTCCCAGAAGACAAGACGAGATGTGTGTCCCTTGACCATTTAAATCCCGTGTTTTCAGAGGAAACAGTAGAAGATGAGAAAACT CTCAAGTACTTCAGATGGTCTGCAGATAGTCGTGGGGTCACTGGCTCTGCAATCATCCAGATTAGCAAGTCTCTGATGGCATAG